The nucleotide window TGAACAAGCCTTGGAAGTGATCGCTTTAAATCCCGAATTGATACAATGTCCTATCCTAATTAAAGGAAAGGTGGCGATGCCGGGAAATCCGTTGGAAAACGTCAAATTCTTCATAGAAAACTAAATTACACTGCATATACAAAGAAGCGAACGTGGAATATCAATTATCAAATATTTCACGTTCGTTTTTTTATGAATTATTTTTAAAATAATTTGCCTATCCGGAAAATAATCCTTTATTTTGCACTCTCAAATATTCATTAGTCAAAAGAACATCGAGATATGTCAAGAATTTGCCAAATAACAGGTAAGCGTGCAATGGTAGGAAACAACGTTTCCCACGCTAATAACAAAACGAAAAGACGTTTTGAAATTAATTTACTAGAGAAGAAATTTTTTCTTCCTGAGCAAGATAAATCAGTAACCCTGAAAGTTTCTGCACACGGATTGAGAATTATCAATAAGATTGGTATCGAGGAGGCGCTTGAAAGAGCAGCTAGAAATGGATTTATTAAAAACACTACTAAGTAATGGCTAAAAAAGGTAACAGAGTTCAGGTAATTCTAGAATGTACTGAGCACAGAGAAAGCGGCGTAGCAGGAATGTCAAGATACATTACTACAAAAAATAAAAAGAACACTACAGAGAGATTGGAGCTTAAAAAATTCAATCCGGTTCTTAAGAAATATACTGTTCACAAAGAGATTAAGTAATCTATAAAAATATTTTACAATGGCAAAAAAAGTAGTAGCAACGCTTCAAGGTGGTGCTGGATCAAAAAAAATGACCAAAGTTATCAAAATGGTGAAGTCTTCTAAATCTGAAGCTTACGTTTTTGAAGAAAAAGTAATGAACGCTGACGAAGTTGAAGCTTATCTTAAAAAATAATCTCTCAACCGGATACAATATAGAAAACTACTCTTTTTAAGGGTAGTTTTTTTGTTATATTTGTTTCCGGTAAAATCATTTATCGATCATCATTAATCATTTATATATCAAATGAGTTGGTTTAAAAAAATATTCAAAAAAGAAGATAAGGAAACACTTGACAAAGGATTGGAAAAATCCAGCCAAGGTTTTTTTGATAAAATCTCCAGAGCTGTTGTCGGGAAAAATACAGTGGATGATGAAGTGCTTGACAATCTGGAGGAAGTTCTCATCGCATCCGACGTGGGCGCAGAAACGACCATCAAGATCATCAAAAGAATCGAGGATCGCGTTGCAAGAGACAAATATGTGAATGTAAGCGAACTGGACGAAATCCTTAAAGAAGAAATCTCTGGGCTATTACTAGACAATCCACACCTTGATACGGACAACATTGATACTAGCAAAAAACCATACGTTATTATGGTTGTCGGCGTCAATGGTGTTGGTAAGACGACGACGATAGGGAAACTTGCTCATCAATTCAAATCCCAAGGCCTGAAAGTGGTTTTGGGTGCAGCAGATACTTTCCGTGCAGCAGCGGTAGACCAATTGGTCATTTGGAGCGAGCGCGTTGGTGTTCCAATCGTGAAACAGGAAATGGGATCCGATCCTGCTTCTGTGGCATTTGATACCGTACAATCCGCGGTTGCTCAGGATGCCGACGTGGTGATCATCGACACTGCAGGAAGACTTCACAACAAAGTGAACTTGATGAACGAACTTTCGAAGATTAAACGTGTGATGCAAAAAGTTTTACCCGATGCGCCTCACGAAGTTTTACTGGTCCTGGATGGCTCGACTGGTCAAAATGCTTTTGAACAAGCAAAACAATTTACTGCCGCAACAGAAGTTACCGCACTGGCTGTTACAAAGTTAGACGGAACAGCGAAAGGCGGCGTTGTAATAGGGATTTCCGATCAATTCCAAATTCCTGTAAAATATATTGGCGTAGGCGAAAAAATGCAGGACCTTCAAATTTTTAATGGTATGGAATTTGTAAACTCATTCTTTAGAAAGAGATAAACAAATTACACTATTAACATTAAAAAATTTAAACTATGGGTATTTTAACTTGGATTATTTTCGGTCTTATCGCCGGAGCAATCGCAAAAGCAATCCACCCAGGAAATGATCCTGGCGGTTGGGTAGTAACAATCATTATTGGTATTTTAGGAGCTATGCTTGGAGGCTGGTTAGGTTCTATGCTTTTAGGCGTAGATGTATCAGGATTCAACTTTTCTAGTTTCTTGGTAGCCATTGGAGGATCTGTTCTTCTGCTATTTTTGTACAGGATGGTCACAAACAAATAACTTACTTTCTAAGTAATTTACAAGAATAAAGGGTTATATTTATAAATGCGTCATTTTTTATGACGCATTTTTTTATTTTATTCAAAGAAAACTTCTATATTTGATTTAAAATTAAATTAAAAATATGAAGAAAATCTTTACTTCTCTTCTTTCCTTAGGTATGATAACTGGCGCTTTGGCACAGTGGAGTCCTGCTTCTATGAAAGGAGAAAAATTACGACAAACTAAAGCTACACAGTTCTATTCATTAGATCTTGGTGCAATCAGATCACAACTTTCTCAAGCTCAGCCAACTGGAAAAACCAGCAAACCGGTTATCATCAGCCTTCCAACATTAGGCGGGAAGATCGAGCAATTTGCCGTTTATAGTCTACCTGTAGTTGCAAAAGAAATGGCAGATCGTTATCAGCTAGGTTCCTACACAGGCGTTAAGCTAGATGATCCAACTGTTTATGTAAGATTCAGTGTTTCTCCTTATGATTTTCAGGCTATGTTGTTCAAAGATGGAGAATATCAATTCATTGAACCTCAGAACACAGACAGAACGGTTTACGGTGTTTTCCCTAAAACCAATAAGCCGACCTCCGGTAAAGCATTTGAGTGCAATACAACGGAGAGTTTCCTTAGCAAAAAACAAATGGATGCACTGTCCAACTCAACTGATTTCACACATAATGTAACTGATTTCAGCAAGGCCAGCGACAAAAAGTACAGAACTTACAGACTAGCAGTTTCTGTAACCGGTGAATACACCACTTATTTTGGAGGTGTTCCTCAGGCTGCCGCTGCAATCAACGCAACAATGACAAGAGTGAATGGTGTTTTTGAGAAAGATTTCGCAATACACATGAATGTTCAGGATTTCCCTCAATTAATCTACACCAATGCTGCTACAGATCCTTACTCAAATGCATCTACGGGAGCTAGCGGTGCTTGGAATCTTGAAGTTCAGCAAACGTTAACCTCTGTTATTGGAAATGCGGCTTATGACATTGGGCATCTATTCGGAAGATCTGGCGGCGGAGGTAGTGCCGGAGACATCGGGAATGTTTGTAGAAACCCTTCAAGCAATTCAGATGCAGAGGCAAAAGGCTCTGGTTTTACTTCTCCAGGATCTGGCGGTCCGGAAGGAGATAATTTTGATATTGATTATGTAGCTCACGAAATGGGACATCAGTTTGGAGCAGATCACACATTCTCACATGGTATCCAAACGGCACCTTATAATACAGCTCACATGGAACCAGGTTCCGGATCTACTATTATGGGATATGCAGGTATCACCAGTGCAGATGTACAGCCACATTCAGATGCTTATTTCCACGTAAGGAGCATTGAGCAGGTACAAACTTATGTTGGTACTCAAAGTTGTGATGTGAATACAACAATCGCAAACAATCCTCCAGTTGTAGCAGCACTACCAAACAAAACAATTCCAAAAGGAACAGCTTTCGTTTTGACGGCATCTGCAACAGACGCAGAAAATGATCCATTGACGTACAATTGGGAAGAATATGACAGATCTACTTCTGCTATTACAACCGTTATAGGAAACAATACAGCTGGACCTAAATTCAGATCTTTAAACAGTTCTACTCTACCTTACAGATATTTTCCAAAATTAAGTAATGTTTTAGCAGGAACTTTATCCAGTGCTACAGACTGGGAAGCAGTATCGAATGTTGCCAGAGCTATGAATTTCCGAGTGACAGTAAGAGATAACAATGCTGATGTTACCAAACAGCAGACTCAAATTGGTTCTCAATTAATCACTGTTGGAAATGATGGACCTTTCAAAGTTTCTTCTACAAAAGTTTACAACAATTCGCCTGGTGCTTTCACTTGGGATGTTGCAAATACAGCAGCTGCACCTTATAGTGTTGCAAATGTAAAAATAGATTACACCACAGACAACGGTGCTACCTGGACAGTTTTAGCAGCATCTACTGCAAATGACGGAACTGAGAACTTGAGCTT belongs to Chryseobacterium sp. KACC 21268 and includes:
- the rpmB gene encoding 50S ribosomal protein L28, with the protein product MSRICQITGKRAMVGNNVSHANNKTKRRFEINLLEKKFFLPEQDKSVTLKVSAHGLRIINKIGIEEALERAARNGFIKNTTK
- the rpmG gene encoding 50S ribosomal protein L33, which produces MAKKGNRVQVILECTEHRESGVAGMSRYITTKNKKNTTERLELKKFNPVLKKYTVHKEIK
- a CDS encoding DUF4295 family protein, with the translated sequence MAKKVVATLQGGAGSKKMTKVIKMVKSSKSEAYVFEEKVMNADEVEAYLKK
- the ftsY gene encoding signal recognition particle-docking protein FtsY; translation: MSWFKKIFKKEDKETLDKGLEKSSQGFFDKISRAVVGKNTVDDEVLDNLEEVLIASDVGAETTIKIIKRIEDRVARDKYVNVSELDEILKEEISGLLLDNPHLDTDNIDTSKKPYVIMVVGVNGVGKTTTIGKLAHQFKSQGLKVVLGAADTFRAAAVDQLVIWSERVGVPIVKQEMGSDPASVAFDTVQSAVAQDADVVIIDTAGRLHNKVNLMNELSKIKRVMQKVLPDAPHEVLLVLDGSTGQNAFEQAKQFTAATEVTALAVTKLDGTAKGGVVIGISDQFQIPVKYIGVGEKMQDLQIFNGMEFVNSFFRKR
- a CDS encoding GlsB/YeaQ/YmgE family stress response membrane protein, whose product is MGILTWIIFGLIAGAIAKAIHPGNDPGGWVVTIIIGILGAMLGGWLGSMLLGVDVSGFNFSSFLVAIGGSVLLLFLYRMVTNK
- a CDS encoding M12 family metallo-peptidase translates to MKKIFTSLLSLGMITGALAQWSPASMKGEKLRQTKATQFYSLDLGAIRSQLSQAQPTGKTSKPVIISLPTLGGKIEQFAVYSLPVVAKEMADRYQLGSYTGVKLDDPTVYVRFSVSPYDFQAMLFKDGEYQFIEPQNTDRTVYGVFPKTNKPTSGKAFECNTTESFLSKKQMDALSNSTDFTHNVTDFSKASDKKYRTYRLAVSVTGEYTTYFGGVPQAAAAINATMTRVNGVFEKDFAIHMNVQDFPQLIYTNAATDPYSNASTGASGAWNLEVQQTLTSVIGNAAYDIGHLFGRSGGGGSAGDIGNVCRNPSSNSDAEAKGSGFTSPGSGGPEGDNFDIDYVAHEMGHQFGADHTFSHGIQTAPYNTAHMEPGSGSTIMGYAGITSADVQPHSDAYFHVRSIEQVQTYVGTQSCDVNTTIANNPPVVAALPNKTIPKGTAFVLTASATDAENDPLTYNWEEYDRSTSAITTVIGNNTAGPKFRSLNSSTLPYRYFPKLSNVLAGTLSSATDWEAVSNVARAMNFRVTVRDNNADVTKQQTQIGSQLITVGNDGPFKVSSTKVYNNSPGAFTWDVANTAAAPYSVANVKIDYTTDNGATWTVLAASTANDGTENLSFTGIPTNTVITIRVSAIDNVFYAVGKVTVSAMVNCDGTAPAGLATSSITQTGAKVDWDAIANATYILRYKKASDATWTEVNNLTTNTYTIAGLTLNTAYNVSVAAICTGTVGTYANVNFTTAGINYCTAGATSTSYEKISNVTFANINNNSTSTAGYEDFTAVTGNVTKGEVYPFSASFTGTSYADDQVFVWIDFNQDGDFEDAGELVLTTAKKLSPWTGNITIPATALTGKTRMRVRLHDSSLTPNSTPCGTSSYGQVEDYSVNIGALAVADVKKNNIQVYPNPATDVINISNVSSKTKFEIYNVGGQLVNQGTTDGKVNVSKLTKGVYILTVESNGEKSQTKFIKN